TGTTACACTGAGTGGCTGCCTCTATGTGGTTGCATGAACAGCTTATAAGCCACAGGAAGCACAGGAAGTACATTGCTCTAAAGCTGCCGGCCTCAGCCCTGGGCTGGGCCACCCATGGCAGGTGACTCAGGGCTCCTATGACTCATGGCTTGTGGGCAGCAGAGGTCCATCATGGCTAGTAGCTCTCAGGGTAGGAGGAGACTCCTCTGAGGCATTGGCCACTATCCACCAGCAGACCTCGCCTTGCTTTTGGACCTTGTACTGAAACCAGAATTCTTCAGTGAGTGCCTACTATGTGTGGAGCCTTGTACACACTGGCACAATGTGAAGTCAGACAGCCTTGACTGCTCCTGTCTGGAAGAGAACAGACCCCCCCGACCCCGAATTCAGGGTGATTCATATGTCAATGACAGAAGTAGAATGTCAACAGGCAACCCCAGTGTGGCTGTTACCTCCAGGCTGATGGCAGACTTACAACcttattgtgccttcattttcctctCTGAAAGTGGGACAGTTGCAGGGATGGTGGGAGGATGGAGGTCATATGTAGGTATAAATAGAACCACGAAACACCTGCCCTGTGGAGTGCTCTGTGAGCTAGTTCAGTGTTGTTCATTTAAACTCTTTAATGAGATGCTGCAGGCTTTGGAGAGCCTGGCAATGTGGCAAGACACTGGGTGTCTTCGGGCTGTTGGTAAGTCTGTCTCCTCTGTACACTGTCAGGGGGCTGGGCCAGTATTCTGAGTCCCCAGCTGGCATGATGAGGTGGTACAGATGGCCTCAGACAGGGATGGAATGGCCAATGAGCCAAAGTGTGGGCCTCGGGGGAGCAATGGCTTTCAACCAGGACAGCGCTATCCCTATTAGCAGGGGATGGGGATGTAAGGAAGGCGGCCTGTTGATTCCCTACGCTGAGATGAAGCCTGGGACAGGTCTCACCTTTCCTGACATGGTGACCCTATTTGTAGAAACCCATCCTACCATACAGAGGTCTGATCCAATTGGGAAGCAGACACATATACttgcttttagatttattttctgcctatgaatattttgcatacttacatgtaccatgtgtgttcctggtGCCAAGAAGGTCAGAGGAAGCCatggataccctggaactggagctgtagACTATGTTCTTTCCAAGAGTAacacatgctcttaaccgctgagcctccCTCCAGCCCTTGTACTTGCTTTTAAAGAACAGTTGTGATGTatttgatattctctctctgtctctctctgtgtctctgtgtctctctgtctctttctgtctctctctctgtctctcttctctctgtctctccttctctctgtctctgtctctctgtctctgtttctgtgtgtgtctctctctgtctctgtcacacacacacacacacacacacacacacacacacacacaggcctacaACTGTGTAAGCATTAGGGAGATGGCATCTAGATGTTTCTGTGACTCAGGAAGACCCTTATGGCTCCTTCTCAAGTAGCCTTTCCTGACTCAGGGTGGCTCTGCTTTCTGTGACTCCCTCCTCCTGTCCCAGTTTTCTCACAAACATCAACAATGGAATTTTCCAAGTAAGTTTTCTTAATAGACTTATTATTTGTCTCATTCATTTTGAGTCAAAGTCTTTCTTTGTTGCCCAGgctgcctcagcttctccagtaACCAGGACTGCAGATGTACACTGCCTGGCTCTGGGCTTTATTTGGGACTGTTGACTGAAGATTGAGGGAGTGGGCTCCCCGCACCCCCCTTACATCATTACTGCTGTCTACCTACCTATTATCATTAGCTGAAGCCCAGAATCTACACTATCGTCCTCTCCTTGGGTTGGACACTCCGTGGGCTTTGAGAAATATTTTATGCCACCATACAGAATAGTTTCACTGCCTACCACTCCCCTGtggcctgcttctccctccctctctccctccctacacaTGCCTGGCAACCACTGATTCACTGTCTCCTTGGCATTGCCTTTTCTGCAGCTTGGTATCATTAGAGCCATATGGTCTGACAAGCTCTTGCACTTAGTAAAGTGTACTTAAGGCTCCTCCACACCATTCCATGTTGCTAGTTTATTTATCCCTTGCAGTGCTGAGGGCTGAtcccaggaccttgtgcatgctaggcaagctctctaccactgaatcatatctttaaattttttatttttgacacaggGCTTCACTAAATCGCCTAAGCAGGCCTTGAAGTAGTAggtccttctgtctcagcctagCTCATCTTTCTCCCCCACATCTTGtgatgtgtatgggtatgtgtttgtatgtgtgtgtgtgcctgcatgtgagtgtatgtgtgtatatatgtatctgtatgtgtgtatgtgtgtatatatctgtatgtgtgtatgtgtgtatatatctgtatgtgtgtatgtgtatatgtgtatgtgttgtgtatgtgttgtgtatgttgtatatgtgtatgtgtgtgcatgtattctgtatgtatatgtattgtgtgtatgtgttgtgtatgtgtgcgcatgtgaagttgtatatgtgcttgtgtgtatatatctgtgtgtgtgtatatatctgtatatgtatgtgttgtgtatctgtatgtgtgtatatgtttgtgtgtgtatgttgtgtatgtgtatgtgtgtatgtgtatgtgtgtatgtgtatgtgtgtgcatgtgttctgtatgtgtgtgtatgtgtgtgcatgtgttctgtatgtgtgtgtatgtattgtgtgtgtatgtgtaatgtgtctgtgtgtgtgcgcatgtgcgtatgttgtatatatgcgtgtgtgtatatatccatatgtgtgtgtatatgtgtgtatatatctgtatatgtgtgtatgtgttgtgtatgtatctgtatgtgtgtgtatatgtttgtgtgcttgtgtgtgtttatgtattgtgtatgttctgtatatgtatgttgtatatgtgtatgtgtgtgcatgtgttctgtatgtgcgtgtatgtattgtgtgtgtatgtgtgatgtgtctgtgtgtgcacatgtgtgtatgttgtatatgtgcgtgtatgtatgtatccgtatatgtgtgtatatgtgtgtatatatctgtatatgtgtgtatgtgttgtgtatgtatctgtatgtgtgcgtgtgtgtgtgtgtgtgtgtgtgtgtgtgtgtgtgtatgtgaagtcAGAGGATAATACTGGTGgcagtcctcaccttctaccttgtttgagactaTCTATCTTCTGTCACTCATTGCTATATATGCCAGGGTAGATGGCCCAGATGCTGCTGGGGATTCCTCAGCCTCCAGCTCcacttttgaggcagggtcctaGAGTTCACCAGTTCAGCTAGATGCCCTGTCTAGTGAGCtctagggatctgcctgtcttaacctcctcagtgctgggattacaggttaaTGCCAACACGCCTGAGCTTCTGGGTTCTGAAGAATTTAACTCTGGTCCCCACATCTGTGTATAGCCCCAAGCATAACTGAGccatattctttttgtttgtctttttgtttgtttgtttttgtttttggtctcACATTAtttagcctagactggccttgaactcataatccccctgcctctgcattcCATAATGCCAAAACTACAGATGCCGATCACTGTACTCTCTGTCATCTCTGATGCTAATAGTTTGAGTCATTTTTGCCATTCTAGCTAAGTATCTGTTAATTCTGTTGACCTTTTCAGTGAATAAAcattggttttgttgatttttctcttttataaatgtCCTCTTCTCTCGGTTATCTTCAGTCTGGTCAGTGCTATTCTCGTCTTCTGTTAGCTTTGCATTGGGCTTTTCTCgtgttcttcctccttccttacaGTTTGGCTGAGGTGTAATGTTGGGCTATTAATtttagcttgttttgttttttttttttaagatttttatttatttcatgtatgtgagtacactgcagctatcttcagacacaccagaagagggcatcagatcccattacagatggttgtgagccaccatgtggttgctgggatttgaactctggacctctggaagagcagtcagtgctcttaaccgctgagccatctctccagcccattagcttttttttttttttttttgggttcttttttttcggagctggggaccgaacccagggccttgtgcttcctaggcaagcgctctaccactgagctaaatccccaacccctagcttttttttttttagacaaggtttcactatgcACTATGTAACTCCAGCTAGCCCATACTTATATAGATTAAGGTGGCCTCAAACCCATAGCAATCTACCTGCTTGTGTCCAGGGAGTGGTAGGATTGAAGCAGGTGCTGTGCCTGGTCCAAGCTCTGTCGCTAGAAATGTGGGCCTTTATGGCTGTTGTTTCTCCCTCTTGGAGGCGCCCTTGCTCCATTCCTCTTACACTTGGTaagtttgtttcttatttgtcCCGATGTTGTTTTCAGTGTATTCTGTGGTTTCATTTCCACCTATTAGTAGTTGGATTCCCAAAAATGTGTGAACTCTGGTGGTATTGATGGATGTTTCATGTCATGTGATCAGAAAACGTCATTTGatttaaatgcttttaaatatagGAGGACTTATTCTGTGGCCCTGGATCTGCTCGTTTTGTGATCTAGAGTATGTTCCATATGAACTTGGGAaaagtgtgggttttttttttcttttcttttcttttcttttcttttcttttcttttcttttttttttttttccggagctggggaccgaatccagggccttgcgcttgctaggcaagtgctctaccactgagctaaatccccaacccccaaaagtgTGGTTTTTATGTTACAGGGTAGTTTGTTTTCGTGTGTGACTTTTAGGTACAGTTTATAGGATTGTAagtcttctgtttccttttcgaCCTTATCTGGTTATCTGTTGTTTAACCTCTCTAAATACGATAGAGCTGTCTGTTTCTCCCTTTGGTTCCACCAATATTTCCTGATATTTGGGGATCTGGAACAGTGCATATGAGTTTATAGTTGTTACACATTCCTGATGAATTAACCTTTTATTAACATATGCTGGGTTTTTTGATCTCTTGTACCAGTTTTGACTTAGTGTCTATTTTGTCTAACGCTAATATAGCCACGCCTActctgttttggtttctgttcaCAATCAAGTGCGTCCAACCTGACACCTAGGGGCCACCTGGGGCTGGATGTGTCTCCGGACAGCTGTGCATATAGCCCAATACAAAATTGGAAACTTATGGCATTATGAGGTTGTTTTTGAACATAACGTTTAATAACAACTTTCCATGTTGAAATGTCAAAAGATCTGACTGCCCATGTGGAATgtctttttaattcctttttctttcaacTGGTTTTTGTGTTTAGCTCTATAACGAGCATCTTGTCAGTATTTAAGGCCATTCTGCTCATCTTTGCCTTTTAATTAAAGAGTTCAACCAATTTACATTTAAAGTAATTTTTGATAATGAAAGGTTTATCTCTATTTGTGTTTTATGAGTCTTTTAGCTTTTTCAACCTTCATTTCTACCtttactgatttcttttttctttttggtaacaTTTTgattctcttatttattttatgtatattctatagatatcttcTTTGTCCTTAACATGAAAATTACAGATGCACCCTCCAGAGAGACTGTCGCCCTTCCGGCAGGTGTAGGCTTCCCGTGGTCAGCACCAAGGGTGCCATCTTTGGTCCCCCTTAAGGCTGTGCTAGCTCACCTCATGCTGTTCGCATGTGTTCCAGATCAGACCTACTGTGACCGGCTGGTACAGGACACTCCTTTCCTGACAGGACAGGGTCGCCTGAGTGAGCAACAAGTAgacaggatcatcctccagctgAACCGTTACTACCCACAAATCCTTACCAACAAGGAGGCTGAAAAGGTGCTGAGGGGTGAGCGGGACCAGGGAACCTCTTGGGTGTCTCCTCTCTGAGCTGGGAAAATGGCCAGAGGCCCTGAATTGTTGTCTCAGGAGACGCCTCGGGAGCTCGCAGGAGTCACGTCTGGGCTCGGGCCAATCCACGAGCTCAGATCAtcagatctttctgcctcagtctcagATGTTCTTGTGGTTGCTGATCCCTTCCAGATTATGCAAAGTTTTCGGGAGGTGAtacatggtgtcttagttagggtttcagttgctgtgatgaaacaccaggaccaaaagcaatttggggaggaagagCTTTATTTGGGTTATGCTTCCACAACCATAGTGTGTCACTGAAGgacgtcaggacaggaactcaaacagagaagaaacatagaggcaggagctgatgcagaggccatggaggggtgctgcttcctggcttgctccatGCTCAGCCtatagagcccaggaccataGCCCAGGGCTGGCATCATCCACAGTAGcctgggctctcccccatcaATGTTCTACAGGCTTGTCCTACAGCCTAATCTTGTGAAGGCATTTCTCAAttggggttccctcctctcagatgactctagcctctGATATAAAATTAGCCATCACACACGACAGCGCACAACAACATAGGAATCCGAGGGGGCCCAGGAAGGAGGGACTGTAAGTCTGGACCTGGAGCTGGGCATCCGGTTCGGTTGGTAAAGTGATATCAGCGTGAACACGAGGACTTGAATGTgcatctctgaacctgtaaccctAGCAGACAGAGACAGGTTGAGCCCAGGGGTTTGCTGGACAAACAGTTTAGCCAAAatggtgaactccaggttcagcgaGTGACTCTTATCTCAAAAAAGTAAGGTACAGAGCCATTGAGGAAAGCATCCTCACacgacctctggcctctgcatgcacccGCAGGGGTAAGCACCCATacctgcccccaacacacactgtgGGACCACACCGGGGCTCTTTGCTTGGCATTTTCCAGAGAGTCAAAGCGTGTGGCAGCTCACTGCACTTCCCTTTTTATTCTTCCTGTTTATAAGGCCGTCCTATATTAGGTAGGCAGTGGAGGTTGACCCTACCCACAGCCGAGCTGGGCTCGCCTGGCCAGGCAGACTTGAGGGAGGCTGGTCCCACCGAGAGCTTCAGTACCCCATCTGTAAAACAAGCATGGTATTCCACTTGGCTCAGAGACTGGGGCCTGGCCTGGCCCATCCGAGCCAGGTGAATAGCTGCCAAGCACATTCTTTCTGTACCACTCCAGGTTCTCACGTACAGCGCTGCGTGATAGCTGAAGTCAtcaccccattttacagatagggCAACCAAGGCCTCAGGGGTCACAGCTACAGACACCAAAACGGATCTGCCAGAGATAGCATTGCAGATGCGGTCCCTGGGCTTTGTGTCACAGGGCTAATCCTGCCTTGTCTGCCTAGGCCTGAAAAGAGGACCCTGAGAAGCAATAATAGGTTTGGGGGACAAGGGATGAAATTTGGGCCTAGATCTCCCCAGGTTTCAGTACATGCCCCTGGCAGTCTTACCAATACTGGAGGGAGGACTGCATAGGACAGTGGATGCCAGAGACCCACTAGCCCTTTGAGGGTCATCCTTTCTGGGACGTTGTCACAAAGCAGGGTCAACTCAGGTTGCCTGTCAACCCGGCCACTTACAGTGTGAGCCACACAGTGGTTTTAAAAAGTGACAGGCTCAAATTCATCTCATTGTGGCACATAAGTTTCTAAAGTTCCTACCAAAAGTAGGGAAGTACCTTACAGGCCCGGCCCGGCAGGCTTCTCTTACCTCTGGTCAGTTTTCAGCTGCCGCCACCAGGGGGCAGCACCAGACCACAACCTCCTGGTCTGTCCACTGACCTTCTCAACCACATTAGAAGAAACTGCTCTTTTCTCGATTGGCTTTTGAAATAGGAGATTCACGTCCCTACAAACTGAAAAATCGTAGCGATTGTCACGTATGCCGTCACCCGTGCTCTGTAACAACCCCACCACGTGGGATTATTTCCCTTTTACAAGACCTGAGTCCCAGACGGTTGAAGTGATTCACTGAGGCCACATGGGGAGAAGCCACTTTGAATCTCATTACTTAGGGTGATGACCCCCACACCCTGATTTCTTGGTGACCTCTCCCAGCTCATTGCCCTGGAGACACAAGTATTAGCCAACACTTAGCTTGCAATTGACTGCTCTAGTGTTGGGTGTGTATATCAATGGGTGGTGTGAGGGGTTATGACGGTTCTGAGGTCTGTGGCTCTGAGCTGTGGTCCTGAGTGCTGTGCCTCACAGCTGTCCCATCCAGCCTACCCTTTATTTTGCCCCCAGTTCCGGAACCCCAAGGCATCCCTGCACATACGGCTCTGTGACCTCCTGAGCCACCTACAGCAGCGTGGGGAACGGCACTGTCAGGAATTTTACCGAGCACTGTACATCCATGCCCAGCCCCTGCACAGCCACCTGCCCAGCCGCTACACTCCTCGTAAGTCCTGCTCCTTATCCCTACCTGTACTGTTCCACACTTACCAGGGACGGCACCCGCTCAACTGTGGGCAGCATGGCAGTCCTCAGTGCCTCAGATGCCCAGCCTGGGTATCTCTTCCCTTACCTGTCCCTCCTCTGAGATCTCCCAGGGAGAATAGCACAGGCTGGCATgggtctgcctctccctctgtcctcctctcccctctctgatGCTCCCCTCCCCGATGCCAGCTTTCACATAGCAGCCACCGTTCCACGTATCCAGTCTGCCTCCCCCTGTGTGCTGTGACTATGTCTTCATTTCTAAGTAGCATCTTCCTTCTCACATCCCTGTGCTCCTTGGCCATGCCAGCAGAGTGTGACCAAGCCCACAGCAGACCCTAACTCTATCTGCCTTTTGTATCTTCCAGTCTGTTCACGTGGGGATTTTgtagagcatctttgggtataggTGTGGGTGGTAGGTAAGAGAGATTGTGATCTCAAAGCCCTAGGTGATATGTAGGTCCCAAGGATCTGGGGGGGTCACTGGAGCTGCTGGGATCGTGGTGGCTCAATTCCACAGTTCTCTGCTTGGAAAACTGGGAGGAGGTGCCACTACACCAGACAGAAAGATGAGGTGACTCTGCCCATGAGTTCAGCTGGGACTCGTGTGGACACTGGGGGACAGAATGAATAggctccccctctcccctctgaaAGCATTTCGCTGGGTCCTTCAGAACCCTGCTGGAGCTTAGCCACATCCCACTGGAAATAAAGCACCTTTTATGGTTCCTAGGTGCCCCGGGGTGTGTGTGCCTGCTAACCCTATGGGGACATCTAGGGCAAAGTTCTTGATAGTGGGCTTGCCCACAGCACCCACTGTGGTGGCCCAGAAGAAACACGAGTGAGCCTAGCAGCTCAGGAGTCAGAGACTACCTCGGGTTTCCCTGGGGACAGCCCCACTCTCAGCCCAGCCCTATACTAACCACGCTCTGTAATTTTGTTTCCAGACAACTCAGATTGCAGAGAGCTGGACTGGGGCATCGAGAGGCGTGAGCTGAGTGACAGGGGTAACGCCCCCCAccatctcctttctttttcccttttccctcagGGCTCTGTCTGTGTCCCAAGGGCCTCTCCATCCCACATCGGGCTTTCTGTTAGGGGACAGGCCCCCTATAGTGCTCACCAACTGGTTCAGGTCACTCATATTCCTTTCTTCCCAGGACCCATGAGCTTCCTGGCAGGCCTGGGTCTGGCAGCGGGCCTGGCCCTCCTCCTCTACTGCTGTCCACCAGGTGAGTGTCGGCCACCTCCAAGCCCCTAAGGAGGTGATGGGGGTCAGAGAGTGACAGCTCATCAACAGAGCGCTCAGACAGCAGAGTTGAAAGTCAGAGAGCCCTGCCATCTTGGAGTTACCTCCCCTGATGAGAAGTGATATCACAGCCCCTACAAGCCCAACCCCACTGAGGCCTGAAGCTTGCAGCCAGCCTTGCCTGCTCTGCCTCCCCTGCTCTGTGATGCCTGGGTTTGCCATCTGGGACAGCCTTTGGGGATAGGGTGGTGTGGGCTTGTACACTGAGGCCTGGGAGTTACCCAGGCAGGAGCTTCTGGGCTCTAGGGTCAGAGCCAATTCTGATCTTTGAACCCAAATACAAAGACCACGTGTGaatgggaagtagaggcaggactGTTCCCCTGCCTGCTTCAGTCCAGAGGCATCCAGGGCAGAGCCCCTTTCATGGCTGTCCCTTGGACCGCCACTCCTCCCCTTTGTCTTCCAGACCCTAAAGTGCTGCCCGGGACCCGTCGCGTCCTTGCCTTCTCCCCCGTCATCATTGACCGGCACGCCAGCCGCTACCTGTTGGCCTTCCTGGCAGATGACTTCGGAGGACTTTGACGATCACACACCCTGGGCCTTACCTGCTGTTTAACCAAAGAATCCCCTGGCTGCCCACTGTGGGGCCCATACTTCTTTTCTAAatacttatttttcattatttatgatTTCTACGAGAACACATCACCTTCACTGTATAAGGTGCTTAATATTAAATGCCAGGTGCATCTGCCTGTCTCATGTCCTCTTcttgggaggggtgtgtgtgcgtgcgtgcctgtctgtctgtctgtctgcctgcctgcctgcctgcctgcctgcctgcctgcctgcctgcctgcctgcctgcctgtctgtctgcctgcctgcctgtgtgttccTGTTCTAACAATGGCTACTCACCCAGGACTGGCCTAGGCTTTGAGTCCAGCTTTGGCCCAGAGACATGCCTCCTCCAGGTACCCCCACCATCTCTCCTACATCAAATGTCCTACATCGTCCCCTCACTCTCATCATTCACACACTTTAGATGTTCATATACCCTCttctcccattccctctctcttCAGACAACCATCATCTTCTAACGATACCCCACACAGTCCCTGACCCCTTTACCACGTATGCCCTGCTGCCCAGTCCCTTCCCTCGCAAATCTTAGCCTTCCTGGTTCTTCCTGCCTGGATGTCCTTGTTGGCCTCATCACCTGGCTTTGCTCTCTAGCCCACAGGCCAGCATGGGGAGAATGGCAGTCCCTCCCTGATGCTGACTGGTTTCAGCCCTCACCACTGGTAGTTGTGACCCCAGTAGGTGACAAGAGCCCAGGAGCACCAACACCCAGAAATGCCAGTTCCCTTGAAAGCCTCAGAAAGTGTAGACCTTTATCCCCACTTTTCCCATTGGCCATTGCTACCCAGCCAGGAAAGGGGAGATGAGCACTAGGTCAGGGCTCTGGGTCCCTGCCCTTTGCCTGGTGGTCACTGTCCTGTCACAAATCTCAGTTCCTCCACACCCGTTGAGCCTCCATGCCCTGGAGAGTAGAGTTCTAATGGAGGTGAGCCCTTGAACCCAGATCGTAGCT
This genomic interval from Rattus norvegicus strain BN/NHsdMcwi chromosome 17, GRCr8, whole genome shotgun sequence contains the following:
- the Card19 gene encoding caspase recruitment domain-containing protein 19 isoform 1 (isoform 1 is encoded by transcript variant 1) yields the protein MTDQTYCDRLVQDTPFLTGQGRLSEQQVDRIILQLNRYYPQILTNKEAEKFRNPKASLHIRLCDLLSHLQQRGERHCQEFYRALYIHAQPLHSHLPSRYTPHNSDCRELDWGIERRELSDRGPMSFLAGLGLAAGLALLLYCCPPDPKVLPGTRRVLAFSPVIIDRHASRYLLAFLADDFGGL
- the Card19 gene encoding caspase recruitment domain-containing protein 19 isoform X1, producing MTDQTYCDRLVQDTPFLTGQGRLSEQQVDRIILQLNRYYPQILTNKEAEKFRNPKASLHIRLCDLLSHLQQRGERHCQEFYRALYIHAQPLHSHLPSRYTPHNSDCRELDWGIERRELSDRGNAPHHLLSFSLFPQGSVCVPRASPSHIGLSVRGQAPYSAHQLVQVTHIPFFPGPMSFLAGLGLAAGLALLLYCCPPGECRPPPSP
- the Card19 gene encoding caspase recruitment domain-containing protein 19 isoform 2 (isoform 2 is encoded by transcript variant 2), translated to MTDQTYCDRLVQDTPFLTGQGRLSEQQVDRIILQLNRYYPQILTNKEAEKFRNPKASLHIRLCDLLSHLQQRGERHCQEFYRALYIHAQPLHSHLPSRYTPRPMSFLAGLGLAAGLALLLYCCPPDPKVLPGTRRVLAFSPVIIDRHASRYLLAFLADDFGGL